In one Spirosoma rigui genomic region, the following are encoded:
- the dapA gene encoding 4-hydroxy-tetrahydrodipicolinate synthase gives MNTNFHGVGVAIVTPFAADHSIDFDGFGRIIRHVTDGGVRYIVLQGTTGESPTVTKAEKAQLLQYLKENNPGNLPIVFGVGGNVTADVVSGMKDIDFEGVEAILSVCPYYNKPGKRGVIEHFTRVADASPVPVILYNIPFRTGINMSAETIVELAQHPNIIGVKEASCVIEQCMEIARDKPDDFLLISGDDVQAVPIISIGGVGVMSVIANALPTKFCGMIEAALQGDFAHAQRELGHFLRIDPLLYEEGNPVGIKNILEIMGLISAEVRLPLMKASDDLSERQRVVLQRDRLLELVA, from the coding sequence ATGAACACCAATTTCCACGGCGTGGGCGTTGCCATTGTAACGCCTTTTGCGGCCGATCATTCCATTGATTTCGACGGCTTTGGCCGCATAATCCGGCACGTCACCGATGGGGGCGTCCGGTATATTGTCCTGCAGGGCACCACCGGCGAATCACCCACGGTGACCAAAGCCGAAAAGGCGCAGCTCCTGCAGTATCTTAAAGAGAATAACCCCGGGAACCTGCCTATCGTATTTGGCGTGGGCGGTAACGTAACGGCCGATGTGGTGTCGGGCATGAAAGACATCGATTTTGAAGGTGTCGAAGCTATTCTGTCGGTATGTCCGTATTACAACAAGCCGGGCAAACGGGGCGTAATCGAGCATTTTACCCGCGTAGCCGATGCCAGCCCGGTACCGGTGATCCTGTATAATATTCCCTTCCGGACGGGGATTAACATGAGTGCCGAAACGATCGTCGAACTGGCCCAGCACCCAAACATCATTGGGGTTAAAGAAGCGTCGTGTGTGATTGAGCAGTGCATGGAAATTGCCCGCGACAAACCCGACGATTTTCTGCTGATCTCGGGCGACGATGTGCAGGCTGTTCCCATCATCAGCATTGGTGGCGTGGGTGTGATGTCGGTCATTGCCAATGCGCTCCCCACTAAATTCTGCGGGATGATCGAAGCCGCTCTCCAGGGTGACTTTGCCCATGCCCAGCGCGAGCTTGGCCATTTCCTGCGCATCGACCCCCTGCTGTACGAAGAGGGTAACCCGGTCGGCATAAAAAATATTCTGGAAATTATGGGCCTGATCTCGGCCGAAGTCCGGTTGCCGCTAATGAAAGCCTCCGACGACCTGAGCGAACGCCAGCGCGTCGTGCTGCAGCGCGACCGTCTGCTGGAACTGGTAGCCTAG
- a CDS encoding carbohydrate binding family 9 domain-containing protein, protein MRRLLLFLALLPALPLLAQKKNEAYQLHITRASSPIVIDGSIDEEAWRSTEVVNNFWMVLPMDTSRANVRTDVRMAYDDKNIYLSAVCYHGNVEGPYIVESLRRDWNFGRNDNFIVFMDTFDDQTNGFTFGTNTVGAQWDGLLYEGSKANLSWDNKWFSAVRNYPDRYVLEYAIPFKTIRYKRGITRWGINFSRQDLKTTEKSSWTPIPRQFPTASLAYTGVLVWDEAPPQPGPNISMIPYALTGLSRDYEHYVPNKSRFDMGLDAKVAITSSLNLDLTINPDFSQVDVDQQVTNLDRFELFFPERRQFFLENGDQFTNFGYATIRPFFSRRIGLGGVPIRFGARLSGKLNKNWRMGLMDMQTGRVEDLALPAQNFAVMALQRRVFSRSNVGVLFVNKQSIGYDLIGNPPEAGKPVYSRYNRNLGFEYNLASANNLWTGKALFIKSFSSAPPTGSSTSGAAPTGDDAVYAANLQYNSRQWLIGGQVEQVGQNYTAEAGYVPRRGYNRGYATLGYTFLPTGPLATTIQSHGPLVQSTYFFDRAGRQSDNESVLSYLVTFRSRSTFTGWVATDYVRLLQPFDPTNTGRETLATGSMHRWTAWGTTFVSKPQSLFTYGFSTRYGGYYADGTRLNLTADLGYRFQPFVSLAASASYNDIKLPLPWGRTRFWLVGPRFDVTMTNTLYLTTFVQYNEQQKNMNLNARVQWRYKPASDFFLVYTDNYLPGFSPQLGMDVPGLFTVKNRALVLKWTYWWNI, encoded by the coding sequence GTGCGACGTTTACTGCTTTTCCTTGCCCTGCTGCCTGCCCTGCCCCTGCTGGCGCAGAAAAAAAATGAAGCCTACCAGCTTCATATTACCCGCGCTTCATCGCCAATCGTCATTGACGGTTCGATTGATGAGGAAGCCTGGAGATCGACCGAAGTGGTTAACAACTTCTGGATGGTCCTGCCGATGGATACCAGCCGGGCCAATGTTCGCACCGACGTCCGGATGGCCTATGACGACAAGAATATCTACCTGAGTGCGGTTTGTTATCATGGCAACGTGGAGGGGCCCTACATCGTGGAATCACTCCGGCGTGACTGGAACTTTGGGCGTAACGACAACTTCATCGTATTCATGGATACGTTCGATGACCAGACCAACGGCTTTACCTTCGGTACCAATACCGTGGGAGCCCAGTGGGATGGGTTGCTCTACGAAGGCAGTAAAGCCAACCTGAGCTGGGATAACAAGTGGTTTTCGGCAGTCCGCAACTACCCCGACCGGTATGTCCTCGAGTATGCCATTCCGTTCAAAACTATCCGCTACAAACGCGGCATCACCCGTTGGGGGATCAACTTCAGCCGGCAGGATTTGAAAACGACCGAAAAATCGTCCTGGACTCCCATTCCCCGCCAGTTCCCAACCGCATCGCTGGCTTATACGGGCGTTCTCGTCTGGGATGAAGCCCCCCCGCAGCCGGGCCCCAACATCTCGATGATTCCGTACGCGCTGACGGGGCTGTCGCGGGATTATGAGCACTATGTTCCCAATAAAAGCCGGTTCGACATGGGGCTGGACGCCAAAGTAGCCATTACGTCGTCGCTGAACCTGGACCTGACCATCAACCCCGACTTTTCGCAGGTCGACGTTGACCAGCAGGTGACCAACCTGGACCGGTTCGAGTTGTTCTTCCCGGAACGGCGTCAGTTCTTCCTAGAAAACGGCGACCAGTTCACCAATTTCGGGTACGCGACGATACGGCCTTTCTTCAGCCGGCGCATCGGGCTGGGCGGGGTACCCATCCGGTTCGGGGCGCGCCTGAGCGGCAAGCTGAACAAGAACTGGCGCATGGGCCTGATGGACATGCAGACGGGCCGGGTGGAAGACCTTGCCCTGCCGGCGCAGAATTTTGCCGTGATGGCGCTCCAGCGCCGGGTTTTCAGCCGGTCGAACGTAGGGGTTCTTTTTGTCAATAAGCAGTCCATCGGTTACGACCTGATCGGGAACCCACCCGAAGCCGGAAAACCCGTTTATTCCCGGTATAACCGCAATCTGGGCTTCGAATACAACCTGGCGTCTGCCAACAATCTATGGACGGGTAAGGCGCTGTTTATAAAGTCATTTTCGTCAGCCCCCCCTACCGGTTCGTCCACGTCCGGCGCAGCACCCACCGGAGACGATGCCGTTTACGCGGCCAACCTGCAGTACAACAGCCGCCAGTGGCTCATTGGCGGGCAGGTCGAACAGGTCGGGCAAAACTACACCGCCGAAGCGGGCTACGTTCCCCGCCGGGGTTACAACCGGGGTTATGCCACCCTTGGCTACACGTTTCTTCCCACGGGGCCGCTCGCCACAACGATCCAGAGCCACGGCCCACTCGTGCAGTCGACCTACTTCTTTGACCGGGCGGGCCGGCAAAGCGATAACGAATCGGTGTTGAGCTACCTGGTCACGTTCCGGAGCCGCAGCACGTTTACGGGCTGGGTCGCTACGGACTATGTGCGGCTGCTTCAGCCTTTCGACCCGACCAACACCGGCCGGGAGACACTGGCAACGGGCTCCATGCATCGCTGGACGGCCTGGGGAACGACGTTTGTCTCGAAACCGCAGAGTTTGTTCACCTACGGCTTTTCCACGCGCTACGGCGGCTATTACGCCGATGGCACCCGGCTGAACCTGACAGCCGACCTGGGCTACCGCTTCCAGCCGTTTGTGAGTCTGGCCGCCAGTGCGAGTTATAACGACATCAAGCTACCCCTGCCCTGGGGTCGTACCCGGTTCTGGCTCGTAGGTCCCCGGTTTGATGTGACCATGACCAATACGCTTTACCTGACCACTTTTGTCCAGTATAACGAACAGCAGAAAAACATGAACCTGAACGCCCGGGTCCAGTGGCGCTACAAACCCGCATCGGACTTCTTCCTGGTCTACACCGACAACTATCTGCCCGGATTCAGCCCACAGCTGGGGATGGACGTGCCCGGTCTGTTTACGGTCAAGAACCGGGCGCTGGTACTGAAGTGGACGTACTGGTGGAATATTTAA